A window of the Parabacteroides merdae ATCC 43184 genome harbors these coding sequences:
- a CDS encoding glycoside hydrolase family 88/105 protein has protein sequence MRCVVNFFVTVCLFMSIVQLASAQKNYFKDLPENCSPEKVGAILSRNFIPSKHMWYGKGKWIHYAEVCTWYGALRYAEITGDKQLAGQLKDRFDLLVTMEKSHLPIMDHVDLNVFGCIPLELYKITKDKKYLEMGLSYADTQWTLPANATPEEKAWADKGLSWQTRLWIDDMFMITILQAQAYHTTGKREYMDRAVKEMVVYLDELQRPNGLFYHAPDVPYFWARGNGWMAVGMAELLLSTPEDNPNHARILEGYRLMMKSLKDYQDKSGMWNQLIDKADCWPETSGSAMFTYAMIMGVKMGWLEAEEYGPIARKAWIALVPYINKDGDVEEVCVGTGKKNDLQYYYDRPRIIGDYHGQAPMLWCTYALLCK, from the coding sequence ATGAGGTGTGTTGTGAATTTCTTTGTGACTGTTTGTCTGTTTATGTCTATAGTACAATTAGCAAGTGCACAAAAAAACTATTTTAAAGATTTACCAGAAAATTGTTCTCCTGAGAAAGTTGGAGCTATCCTTAGCCGGAATTTTATTCCATCTAAACACATGTGGTACGGAAAAGGGAAATGGATCCATTATGCAGAAGTTTGTACGTGGTATGGAGCGCTGAGATATGCGGAAATTACCGGTGATAAACAATTAGCTGGACAATTAAAGGATCGTTTTGACTTACTTGTTACAATGGAAAAATCTCATTTGCCTATAATGGATCATGTAGATTTGAATGTGTTTGGTTGTATCCCGTTAGAATTGTATAAGATAACGAAGGATAAGAAATATTTGGAAATGGGTTTATCCTATGCTGATACACAATGGACTTTGCCGGCTAATGCAACCCCAGAGGAAAAAGCCTGGGCGGATAAAGGACTATCTTGGCAAACTCGTCTTTGGATTGATGATATGTTTATGATTACAATTCTTCAGGCCCAAGCATATCATACAACAGGGAAACGTGAATATATGGATCGTGCAGTGAAAGAAATGGTTGTCTATTTGGATGAATTACAGCGTCCCAACGGATTGTTCTATCATGCTCCTGATGTTCCGTATTTCTGGGCAAGAGGGAATGGGTGGATGGCTGTAGGCATGGCAGAATTATTATTGTCTACTCCGGAAGATAATCCGAATCATGCTCGTATTTTAGAGGGATACCGCTTGATGATGAAAAGTTTAAAAGATTATCAGGATAAAAGTGGTATGTGGAATCAGTTGATTGATAAGGCTGACTGTTGGCCTGAAACATCTGGTTCTGCTATGTTTACCTATGCAATGATTATGGGAGTGAAGATGGGATGGTTAGAAGCTGAAGAGTATGGACCTATAGCTAGAAAAGCATGGATTGCTTTAGTCCCTTATATTAATAAGGACGGAGATGTGGAAGAAGTTTGTGTCGGTACTGGAAAGAAGAATGATCTTCAGTATTATTATGACCGTCCTCGGATTATTGGCGACTATCATGGACAGGCTCCGATGCTGTGGTGTACTTATGCATTGTTGTGTAAATAA
- a CDS encoding RagB/SusD family nutrient uptake outer membrane protein, giving the protein MKKIFLTSIMFLSLFFSCDILEEEPKTVLPPDGYYNTKTGIETLVNACYARLRSFSASTTNLLQLTEQGTDIFEAGVDGDVNFDTYNISLTAGQITKIWEECYIGINACNNVTYFINSVSDMSDSDKKLREAEARFLRAYMYYHLIMQFGDVHLSLEPTVGVQTEANRTAVAQILDEAIYPDLRYAVENLPTQQTDYGRIDVYGAKFFLSYVLLSDERSSKVEFEEAARLASSVINESQYTLQETRDMVFNQNNDMNKEIIWSLQFSEDESLRENGNQTHLYFVPKYDANIPGMTRTVEYGRPYARFKPTQFMSDLYDSSIDSRYQAYWRDTWYATTATDKLSVGDTAFYLPKDAWSKAQIDSKNYKVFNPEFSESLGNDYSTVSNRVFLHLKKFDDVKRATMNEEKGTRDWVCFRVAEAYLLAGEAYYRAGDVDNALKYINMLRRNCAIKGKEKEMEISASDLSVDFILDERARELCGEGKRWYDLKRLGKLIERTDLHNKKAHGNMKSFHELRPIPQSQIDRCTNVYPQNPQW; this is encoded by the coding sequence ATGAAAAAGATATTCTTAACATCGATTATGTTTTTGTCATTATTCTTCAGTTGTGATATTTTGGAAGAAGAGCCGAAGACAGTATTGCCACCGGATGGATATTATAATACAAAAACAGGTATTGAGACGCTTGTAAATGCTTGCTATGCAAGATTGCGATCGTTTTCGGCATCTACAACTAATTTGTTACAACTGACTGAACAAGGTACAGATATTTTTGAAGCGGGTGTGGATGGAGATGTGAATTTTGATACTTATAACATCTCTCTTACGGCTGGCCAAATCACAAAAATATGGGAAGAATGCTATATAGGTATTAATGCATGTAATAATGTAACCTATTTTATTAACTCTGTCTCAGATATGTCTGATTCAGATAAAAAGTTACGTGAAGCGGAAGCTCGCTTTTTGAGGGCTTATATGTATTATCATTTAATTATGCAGTTTGGAGATGTGCACTTGTCTCTTGAACCGACGGTTGGTGTACAGACGGAAGCTAATCGAACTGCGGTTGCACAAATATTGGATGAAGCTATTTATCCGGATCTGCGTTATGCGGTGGAGAATTTGCCTACACAACAAACTGATTATGGACGTATTGATGTGTATGGTGCCAAATTTTTTCTCTCTTATGTTTTGTTATCTGATGAAAGGAGCAGCAAAGTCGAGTTTGAAGAAGCTGCTCGATTAGCGTCTAGCGTTATTAATGAGTCACAATATACGTTGCAAGAAACAAGAGATATGGTCTTTAATCAGAATAATGATATGAATAAAGAAATTATCTGGAGTTTACAGTTCTCGGAAGATGAATCGTTAAGGGAAAATGGAAATCAGACACATTTATATTTTGTTCCGAAATATGATGCTAATATTCCGGGAATGACTCGTACTGTGGAATATGGGCGTCCTTATGCTCGTTTTAAACCGACTCAGTTCATGTCGGACTTATACGACTCTTCTATTGATTCCCGCTATCAGGCTTATTGGCGTGATACATGGTATGCTACAACTGCGACTGATAAACTATCTGTGGGAGATACAGCTTTTTATCTTCCGAAAGATGCTTGGAGCAAAGCTCAAATCGATTCGAAAAACTATAAAGTTTTTAATCCGGAATTTAGTGAGAGTTTAGGAAATGATTATAGTACGGTAAGTAATCGTGTGTTTTTACATTTAAAGAAATTTGATGATGTAAAACGAGCTACCATGAATGAAGAAAAAGGCACTAGGGATTGGGTTTGTTTTAGAGTTGCCGAAGCTTATCTTTTGGCTGGTGAAGCCTATTATAGAGCTGGTGATGTGGATAATGCTTTGAAATATATCAATATGTTGCGTAGAAATTGTGCAATCAAAGGAAAAGAAAAAGAAATGGAAATTTCAGCATCCGACTTATCAGTTGATTTTATTTTGGATGAACGTGCCCGTGAGCTTTGTGGAGAGGGGAAACGCTGGTATGATTTGAAACGATTAGGCAAACTGATCGAAAGGACTGATTTGCATAATAAAAAAGCACATGGTAATATGAAATCATTCCATGAATTGCGCCCTATACCTCAGAGTCAGATTGATAGATGTACGAATGTATATCCACAAAATCCCCAATGGTGA
- a CDS encoding TonB-dependent receptor, with the protein MKLTVVFLIAFSLQISASVYSQTTKLSLNVQNQSIKDILYLIENQTDFRFIYESGKINLDKKVSVQVREQSVEFVLRQLFNNEGVDYEITENNLILINPSPEQLKFAGQNKSQTRKKVTGVVRDQNGEPIIGANVVEKGTTNGTITDVDGRFSLEVYSKGTLLVSYIGFTSRELIIGNQSNIEIQLKEDMEALDEVVVIGYGTAKKKDLTGAITQIRAEEITQANSPNIGTALQGKIPVDIGGVWKPGNNPTIEIRGISSITGSNDPLWVVDGIPMQSSSVNLNPNDVQSIDVLKDASASAIYGARGSNGVIIVTTKRAEAGESSIKASYNGWVGFDKAAGKPNLMSADEFVDFKRIALANAGQDNSDEAMFDDIELNSWRNRTFTDWFDEVWGGTAFSTNHNVTISASSKKTATMLSLGYLDQGSLVDNAGYKRFNVNFNNTFKFSDRLKFTTAVLGSYSKNDALPDRIYHIYQLSPLAPVRDENGKLKLYPTPNESLVTNPLCEIQNNQNSTDEYGVIGSAALDWNIWDGLSYKFSVGLDYSNTNNGVYQGSDTRDRSGGAHAASFDSRTRLSSIIDNILSYNKEINTIHKIGAMAAFNVEQFQEKSVYLKGTDMYYDGLYYNLEAASTILDKKTTLSEWGIMSLMGRFNYTLLDRYLLTLTYRYDGSSRLSDKNKWAGFPSMSVAWRLSEEAFLQGARSRFLDNLKLRFSWGNTGNTNVDPYETLGKLSKTYYSWNETAAIGTIPTGIPNPDLKWEKTEEYNVGLDFSLFNSRLNGTIDWYQRTTKDLILKRQLPVTSGFSEIYQNIGSTRNRGVELTLNGDIIRNTEWRWNVGITFAKNKNEILDLYGDKKDDVGSNYFIGHSIRSYYLLDFIGVWQEDEAEEAAAYGAKPGYPKYKDIYNKEGDAPNINLNDDRYIISRDPKWIGSLNTSVSYKGFDFYMSMYTRQGVRALSDAHKQSSDDPVRYRGFRVNYWTPENRSNDYPAPAIKGTYTDFSNSDYFVKDVSFVRISNISLGYTLPKDFIQKFRMENAKVYININNPFVFTPFDGQDPQVGTDKKSYPSVTSYQLGVNLNF; encoded by the coding sequence ATGAAATTGACAGTCGTTTTTTTGATTGCATTTTCTTTGCAGATTTCTGCATCTGTATATTCACAGACCACAAAGTTATCATTGAATGTACAGAATCAGTCAATAAAGGACATCCTTTATTTGATCGAAAATCAGACTGATTTTCGATTTATTTATGAAAGTGGAAAGATTAATTTAGATAAGAAGGTTTCTGTTCAAGTGAGAGAACAGTCTGTGGAGTTTGTGTTAAGACAACTATTTAATAATGAAGGAGTCGATTATGAAATTACAGAAAATAACCTTATTCTGATAAACCCTTCGCCAGAACAATTGAAATTTGCTGGTCAAAATAAATCCCAAACTAGGAAAAAAGTTACTGGCGTCGTTAGAGATCAAAATGGCGAACCGATTATCGGAGCAAATGTTGTAGAAAAGGGAACGACAAACGGGACAATTACTGATGTTGATGGTAGGTTTTCTTTAGAAGTATATTCTAAAGGAACACTTTTGGTTAGCTATATTGGATTTACTTCGCGTGAACTGATTATTGGTAACCAAAGTAACATAGAAATCCAATTAAAAGAAGATATGGAAGCGTTGGATGAGGTTGTTGTAATTGGCTATGGAACAGCAAAGAAAAAAGATTTGACAGGTGCAATTACACAAATACGCGCTGAAGAAATAACACAGGCAAATAGCCCTAATATTGGTACAGCCCTGCAAGGAAAAATCCCAGTTGATATTGGTGGCGTGTGGAAACCTGGGAACAATCCAACCATTGAAATCCGTGGGATTAGTTCTATAACAGGTTCGAATGACCCTTTATGGGTGGTGGATGGAATCCCAATGCAAAGTTCGAGTGTGAATCTGAACCCCAATGATGTTCAATCTATTGATGTTTTGAAGGATGCTTCAGCTTCGGCTATTTATGGAGCAAGAGGATCCAATGGTGTAATCATTGTAACAACCAAACGGGCAGAAGCTGGAGAAAGTTCAATAAAGGCAAGTTATAATGGTTGGGTTGGATTTGACAAAGCTGCAGGAAAACCGAATCTGATGTCTGCTGATGAGTTTGTGGATTTTAAGCGTATAGCATTAGCAAATGCCGGTCAGGATAATTCCGATGAGGCAATGTTCGATGATATTGAATTGAACTCATGGAGAAATAGAACTTTTACGGATTGGTTCGATGAGGTATGGGGCGGTACGGCTTTCTCTACAAATCATAATGTGACGATCAGTGCATCAAGCAAGAAGACAGCGACTATGCTTTCATTAGGTTATTTGGATCAAGGTTCATTAGTTGATAATGCCGGATATAAACGGTTTAATGTGAATTTTAATAATACATTTAAGTTCTCGGATCGTTTAAAATTTACGACAGCGGTTTTAGGGTCTTATTCTAAAAATGATGCTCTTCCGGATCGTATTTATCATATTTATCAGTTATCTCCATTAGCTCCTGTTAGAGATGAAAACGGGAAGTTAAAGTTATATCCAACTCCGAATGAATCATTGGTTACTAATCCATTATGCGAAATTCAGAACAATCAAAATTCAACGGATGAATATGGTGTGATAGGTTCAGCTGCTTTAGATTGGAATATTTGGGATGGATTGTCTTATAAGTTCTCAGTCGGGCTGGATTATAGTAATACTAATAATGGAGTTTATCAGGGAAGCGACACTCGTGATAGAAGCGGCGGAGCACATGCTGCCAGTTTCGATAGTCGTACTCGTTTGTCTTCGATCATAGATAATATTTTGTCTTATAATAAAGAGATCAATACTATACATAAAATAGGAGCAATGGCTGCATTTAATGTGGAACAGTTCCAAGAAAAGTCTGTTTATCTGAAAGGAACGGATATGTATTATGATGGGTTGTATTATAATTTGGAAGCTGCCTCTACGATTTTGGATAAGAAAACGACTTTGTCGGAATGGGGGATTATGTCTTTGATGGGGCGTTTCAATTATACATTGTTAGATCGTTACCTGTTGACTCTTACTTATCGCTATGATGGCTCTTCAAGACTTTCCGATAAAAATAAATGGGCTGGATTCCCTTCTATGTCTGTTGCTTGGAGACTTTCGGAAGAAGCTTTTTTACAGGGAGCAAGATCTAGATTTTTGGATAATTTGAAACTTCGTTTTTCATGGGGTAATACCGGTAATACGAATGTAGATCCTTATGAGACCTTAGGAAAACTGTCTAAGACTTACTATTCCTGGAACGAAACTGCAGCTATTGGAACAATACCCACCGGTATTCCGAATCCGGATTTGAAATGGGAGAAGACAGAAGAGTATAATGTCGGTTTAGATTTTAGCTTGTTTAATTCTCGTTTAAACGGAACGATTGATTGGTATCAAAGAACGACGAAAGATTTGATACTAAAAAGACAACTGCCTGTCACATCCGGTTTCTCAGAGATTTATCAGAATATAGGTAGTACACGGAATAGAGGTGTCGAACTGACTTTAAATGGTGATATTATCAGGAATACTGAATGGAGATGGAATGTTGGAATCACATTTGCGAAAAACAAGAATGAAATTTTGGACCTCTATGGAGATAAAAAGGATGATGTTGGTTCTAATTATTTTATTGGACATTCTATTCGTTCTTATTATTTATTGGATTTTATTGGTGTTTGGCAAGAAGATGAGGCCGAAGAAGCTGCGGCTTATGGAGCTAAACCAGGATACCCTAAATACAAAGATATTTATAACAAAGAAGGAGATGCTCCAAATATCAATTTGAATGATGATCGATATATCATTAGTCGTGATCCGAAGTGGATTGGAAGTTTAAATACTTCTGTTTCTTATAAAGGTTTTGACTTTTATATGAGTATGTATACTCGCCAAGGTGTTAGAGCTTTATCGGATGCGCATAAACAGAGTAGTGATGATCCTGTGAGATATAGAGGTTTTCGTGTGAATTATTGGACACCGGAGAACCGGTCGAATGATTATCCCGCTCCTGCAATAAAAGGAACTTATACGGATTTTTCTAATAGTGATTATTTTGTTAAAGATGTTTCTTTTGTCCGTATCTCAAATATTTCCTTAGGCTATACCTTGCCTAAAGATTTTATCCAGAAATTTAGAATGGAAAATGCAAAAGTCTACATCAATATCAATAATCCTTTTGTCTTTACACCGTTTGATGGTCAGGATCCGCAGGTAGGAACAGATAAGAAATCTTATCCGTCTGTTACCTCTTATCAATTAGGTGTTAATCTTAATTTTTAA
- a CDS encoding FecR family protein, which yields MEEQKTIKDYIVDYLLDGEDEKRLDPVLVEWLAEDESHRKEFNLYKKIWEESHRYTEVEAFDPDLAWEKVDKINRQKVYLRKYWKNMLYTASGVAASLLIVLALSFMGTFQKGSEVLVSMSADYGNRSEIMLPDGSLVKLNAGSEVVYSYDPKKKTREVDFQGEGFFDVSKSKDPFVIKVAGGLNVRVWGTSFNLQAYADDPVIQASLVGGCIELEKGNEKLRMKPGEIAVFDKKTDKIKQVEGVLSHSYGWLDNKLYMEDMSLSVVCKYLERWYDVEITLQPGLGEKIRYNGVIQEETVTDVMDALSRLSNISYHVKGKHISITSK from the coding sequence ATGGAAGAACAAAAAACTATAAAAGACTATATCGTGGACTATTTACTGGACGGTGAAGATGAAAAACGTCTTGATCCGGTATTAGTTGAGTGGTTGGCCGAAGATGAGTCCCATAGAAAAGAATTTAATTTGTATAAAAAGATTTGGGAAGAATCTCATCGTTATACAGAAGTTGAGGCTTTCGATCCTGATCTTGCTTGGGAAAAGGTTGACAAGATAAACCGACAGAAAGTATATCTTCGGAAATATTGGAAAAACATGTTATATACGGCTTCCGGGGTTGCCGCATCTTTGTTGATAGTGTTAGCTTTGTCTTTTATGGGAACTTTTCAGAAAGGATCGGAGGTTCTGGTCAGTATGAGTGCCGATTATGGGAATCGTTCGGAGATCATGTTGCCGGATGGATCTTTGGTCAAGTTGAATGCCGGTTCTGAAGTCGTTTATTCTTATGATCCGAAGAAAAAAACGCGGGAAGTTGATTTTCAGGGGGAAGGATTTTTTGATGTGTCCAAGAGTAAAGATCCTTTCGTCATTAAAGTGGCCGGGGGTTTAAACGTGAGAGTTTGGGGGACTTCTTTCAATTTGCAGGCGTATGCTGATGATCCGGTTATCCAGGCTTCTTTGGTTGGGGGATGTATCGAACTGGAGAAAGGAAACGAGAAGTTGAGGATGAAGCCGGGAGAGATAGCTGTTTTCGATAAGAAGACGGATAAGATTAAGCAGGTAGAAGGTGTTTTGTCCCATTCTTATGGATGGTTGGACAATAAGTTATATATGGAAGATATGTCTCTGTCGGTTGTTTGTAAATATCTGGAAAGATGGTATGATGTGGAAATTACGCTTCAACCGGGATTGGGAGAAAAGATCCGTTATAACGGAGTAATACAGGAAGAGACTGTAACAGACGTTATGGATGCATTGTCGCGTCTAAGTAATATAAGTTATCATGTAAAAGGAAAACATATAAGTATAACCTCTAAATAA
- a CDS encoding RNA polymerase sigma factor: MSNTTDERLIEAIRRNDYVSYNKLFERYYGRLCQYVYSLLMDKSDTEDIVQELFLNIWKNRERIEIKENVGGYLYKMAKHLALNHLRSKVYFNNLSETQDQLSYEDDRVESEEFRIALYSCIDHLPGRCKEVLLLHRIKGLKQKEISEKLDVSIKTIKNQIWISLQKLRRCLELKGI; encoded by the coding sequence ATGTCTAATACCACAGATGAAAGATTGATAGAGGCGATCAGGAGAAATGATTACGTCAGTTATAATAAACTGTTTGAGCGTTATTATGGTCGCCTTTGTCAATATGTATATAGCCTGCTCATGGATAAAAGTGATACGGAGGATATTGTGCAAGAGCTTTTTCTGAATATATGGAAGAATCGGGAAAGGATTGAAATCAAAGAAAATGTTGGCGGATATCTTTATAAGATGGCTAAACATTTGGCATTGAATCATCTTCGTTCAAAAGTCTATTTTAATAATCTGTCGGAAACTCAGGATCAGTTATCATATGAAGACGACCGGGTCGAGTCTGAAGAATTTCGGATCGCTCTTTATAGCTGTATCGATCATCTTCCCGGTCGTTGTAAAGAAGTGTTATTGCTGCACCGGATAAAAGGATTGAAACAAAAAGAAATCTCGGAAAAACTCGATGTCTCGATAAAAACGATTAAAAATCAGATCTGGATCTCGCTTCAGAAGCTGAGGCGATGTTTGGAATTAAAAGGAATATAA